The Cucumis melo cultivar AY chromosome 6, USDA_Cmelo_AY_1.0, whole genome shotgun sequence genome includes a region encoding these proteins:
- the LOC103490871 gene encoding 2-oxoglutarate-Fe(II) type oxidoreductase hxnY-like isoform X2 translates to MESALQLPIIDLSSQDRNATALSVRQACLDYGFFYLINHGVEETLLERVFDESRKFFSLPVEEKMKLVRKEHRGYTALYAEKLDPTASTDKGDAKESYYIGPLAGNATENDLNQWPSREQLPSWRATMESFYKQALLAGRQVISLLALALNLDENYFEKIGALDNPAAFLRLLHYPGDLRSLDEEILGASAHSDYGMITLLVTNGISGLQVCKEKSDRPQVWEDVIPIDKAFIVNVGDLMERWTNCLFRSTLHRVIPVGEERYSVAFFLDPNEDCVVECLQSCCTESSPPRSKKKTFIKEEK, encoded by the exons ATGGAGTCAGCTCTACAACTCCCAATCATCGACCTCTCCTCTCAAGACCGCAACGCCACGGCTCTCTCAGTCCGCCAG GCTTGCTTAGATTACGGGTTCTTTTACTTAATCAATCATGGCGTTGAAGAAACGTTGCTCGAGAGAGTGTTCGACGAAAGCAGGAAGTTCTTCTCTCTTCCTGTTGAGGAGAAGATGAAACTTGTTCGGAAGGAACATAGGGGCTACACCGCTCTTTATGCTGAGAAACTCGATCCCACCGCCTCCACTGATAAAG GGGATGCAAAAGAGAGCTATTATATCGGCCCTTTGGCCGGCAATGCAACTGAAAACGACTTGAATCAGTGGCCTTCAAGAG AACAATTGCCTTCTTGGAGAGCTACAATGGAATCCTTCTATAAGCAAGCATT GCTTGCTGGAAGACAAGTAATATCTTTGCTTGCATTGGCTTTGAATCTGGATGAAAATTACTTTGAGAAAATTGGTGCCTTGGACAACCCGGCAGCATTTCTTCGGCTTCTACACTACCCAG GTGACTTGAGATCTCTTGATGAAGAAATATTAGGTGCTTCTGCACATTCAGATTATGGGATGATCACTCTCCTTGTTACCAATGGCATTTCCGGACTTCAG GTATGCAAGGAAAAGTCTGATCGTCCACAAGTCTGGGAAGATGTCATCCCTATAGACAA GGCATTCATTGTTAATGTTGGGGACTTAATGGAAAGGTGGACGAACTGTTTGTTCCG GTCGACTCTACATCGAGTGATTCCAGTTGGAGAAGAACGTTATTCG GTGGCTTTCTTCTTAGATCCCAATGAAGATTGTGTTGTGGAGTGTCTTCAAAGTTGTTGTACTGAGTCATCTCCCCCAAG aagtAAAAAGAAGACTTTCATTAAGGAAGAGAAATGA
- the LOC103490871 gene encoding 2-oxoglutarate-Fe(II) type oxidoreductase hxnY-like isoform X1 translates to MESALQLPIIDLSSQDRNATALSVRQACLDYGFFYLINHGVEETLLERVFDESRKFFSLPVEEKMKLVRKEHRGYTALYAEKLDPTASTDKGDAKESYYIGPLAGNATENDLNQWPSREQLPSWRATMESFYKQALLAGRQVISLLALALNLDENYFEKIGALDNPAAFLRLLHYPGDLRSLDEEILGASAHSDYGMITLLVTNGISGLQVCKEKSDRPQVWEDVIPIDKAFIVNVGDLMERWTNCLFRSTLHRVIPVGEERYSVAFFLDPNEDCVVECLQSCCTESSPPRYPPIRSMDYLKERLRLTYEDGFA, encoded by the exons ATGGAGTCAGCTCTACAACTCCCAATCATCGACCTCTCCTCTCAAGACCGCAACGCCACGGCTCTCTCAGTCCGCCAG GCTTGCTTAGATTACGGGTTCTTTTACTTAATCAATCATGGCGTTGAAGAAACGTTGCTCGAGAGAGTGTTCGACGAAAGCAGGAAGTTCTTCTCTCTTCCTGTTGAGGAGAAGATGAAACTTGTTCGGAAGGAACATAGGGGCTACACCGCTCTTTATGCTGAGAAACTCGATCCCACCGCCTCCACTGATAAAG GGGATGCAAAAGAGAGCTATTATATCGGCCCTTTGGCCGGCAATGCAACTGAAAACGACTTGAATCAGTGGCCTTCAAGAG AACAATTGCCTTCTTGGAGAGCTACAATGGAATCCTTCTATAAGCAAGCATT GCTTGCTGGAAGACAAGTAATATCTTTGCTTGCATTGGCTTTGAATCTGGATGAAAATTACTTTGAGAAAATTGGTGCCTTGGACAACCCGGCAGCATTTCTTCGGCTTCTACACTACCCAG GTGACTTGAGATCTCTTGATGAAGAAATATTAGGTGCTTCTGCACATTCAGATTATGGGATGATCACTCTCCTTGTTACCAATGGCATTTCCGGACTTCAG GTATGCAAGGAAAAGTCTGATCGTCCACAAGTCTGGGAAGATGTCATCCCTATAGACAA GGCATTCATTGTTAATGTTGGGGACTTAATGGAAAGGTGGACGAACTGTTTGTTCCG GTCGACTCTACATCGAGTGATTCCAGTTGGAGAAGAACGTTATTCG GTGGCTTTCTTCTTAGATCCCAATGAAGATTGTGTTGTGGAGTGTCTTCAAAGTTGTTGTACTGAGTCATCTCCCCCAAG ATATCCTCCCATTCGAAGTATGGACTACCTGAAAGAACGGCTGAGGTTGACTTATGAAGATGGATTTGCTTAG